A region of the Stieleria neptunia genome:
GCTGGATAAACACGTCAACGATACGGAAGTCGTTCCTGGGGCGGTATGGTGCAGACAGAATTTCAAGACAGGGCGGCCGACGATGACGTCGCGGGAATGCCTCGTCGTTTGGGGTGGCGACCGGAACATCGTTCATGTCGGCGCCACGTCGTCGCGGGGGTGCTCTGGGCGTTCCTGCTGACAGCGGCCCCCGCGCTCGGTCAGGCTGCCGGGCCACTGGCCCCCGCCGAACAACCCGCGTCGGCCCCGCGGCAAAACCAACACCCCGACGGCGTCGACGATGCGGTCCTCGACGAAGAGGAACTCGACAGCGAACTGGATTCACTGTTGGACCAAGACCTCGGTTCGCTGCGGCGGACGTCGGTCGCGCCGGCGCTGGATGTCGAAGTGTCTTCGGTCTCGCGTCAGAAAAGCACGATCGGCCGGTCCCCGGCGGCCGTGTTCGTGATCACCGGCGAAATGATTCGTCGCAGCGGCTACCAGTCGATCCCCGAAGTGCTCCGTCTGGCACCGGGGCTTCAGGTGGCGCGGATCGATGGAAACAAGTGGAGCGTCAGCAGTCGGGGCGAGTCGGGCCGATTCAGCGACAAGTTGTTGGTGCAAATCGACGGCCGGACCGTTTACAACCCGCTGTTCGCCGGAGTGCTGTGGGATGTCCAAGACGTGCTGTTGGAAGACGTCTTGCGGATCGAAGTCATCCGCGGTCCCGGCGCGACGGTGTGGGGCGCCAATGCCGTCAACGGAGTGATCAACATCTTGACCAAGCCCAGTTCGCAAACCCACGGCAGCTACGCCATCGCCGGCGCCGGCACGCTGGAACAGGGTTTCGTCGGCGGACGCATCGGGGGGCGCACCGAACGAGGCGTCGACTACCGCGTCTGGGGCAAATGGTTTCAGCGGGACGAGATGGACCTGGTCGGCGGCACACCCTATGACGCGACAGACCAGGCCCGTCTGGGATTCCGAACCGATTGGGAATCACCCGCCGATGACAAGCTGACCTTTCAAGGCCAGTACTACAACGGCGAATCAGACAGCCTGGCCGACAAAGATCTCGCCGGTCGCATCGAGTTCGACCAACCGGTTTCCGGGGGCAACCTGCTGACGCGTTGGACGCGGACGCATTCGCCGGATCACGAATCCTCGCTGCAACTCTATTACGACCGTTTCGATCGCAGTGCTTATGGATTCGGCCAACAGACCCACATCTTTGACTTGGATTTCCAGAGCCGATTCCGCTACCGCTGTGATCACCGGATCATTTGGGGAGCCGGCTACCGAGCGATTTTTGACAAACTGACCAACAACGAACCGCTGCCGTACATCGCCGCCGATCCCGAGCGGCGCACCGTTCAACGGTTCAACGCGTTCGTTCAAGACGAAATGACGTTGTTGGAAGACGCCTGGTATTTCACGCTCGGTTCCAAGTTCTCGCACAACACATATAGCAATTTCGAACTGCAACCCAGCGCCCGGCTGCTCTGGTTGCCCAGCGAATCCGCAGCGGCCTGGTGCGCGGTCTCGCGGGCGGTCCGCACCCCTTCGCGCCTGTCGGCCGACGGCCGATTGATTGTCAATCAACCGGTGCCCCTGGGCAATTTCCCACTCGAACTCCGCGGTGTCGGCGACTTGGGCGCGGAGAACCTGGTGTCTTACGAGCTGGGCTATCGACAACAAACCAACGAGTTCTTCGCCTGGGATGCGACGGCCTATTTCCATGACTACGACAAGCTGCAAGTGCTGCGACTGAACGTTCCTCCCGCAGCGCTCCCCTTTCTCGAACTCTCCGACGCCGCCGCGGCCGATGGCTATGGGTTTGAAGTTTCGGCGACCGCACAGCTGACCGCGTGTTGGAGCCTGAGAGGCTGGTACGCGTTCCAGCGCATTGAATTCGACGAGCCGCCGCCGTCGGTCGCCGGTACGGCAGGCAAATCCGGTGCGCTGCCGCGGAACCAGGTTTCGCTGACCCAATCCTTCGACCTGAACCGCGGACGACAGCTGGACATCATCACCCGTTACGTCGACAACCTGCCCGCCGAAGCGACCCCTTCGTACGTGGCCGTCGACACACGATTCGCCTGGAACCTCGGCCGCAACCTTTCCGCTTCGGTCGTCGGACGCAACCTGTTTGACCGACGGCACCGCGAGTTCGGCCCCAGTTTCTTCACCGGCGACGTTTCCACCGAAGTACCGCGCAGTGTGCACGCGTACGTGGAGTGGCGTCGATGAAGCGGATTCCTTCATGCACTCACGTTCCCCGGCGCACATGGCGTCGGACCGGTGTCCTGGTGACGCTGTTGGTCTTGACCGGCCTCTTGACCGGTCCACCCGCCGCCGCGCAAACCGGGATGGCTTCGGAACGGAACGTCAAAGTCGCCTACTTATACAATTTCCTGCGCTACGTCCGTTGGCCCCCGACGGCCTACGCCGACGATTCCGCGCCCACCGTGATCGGGATCATGAGCGGCGATCCGCATGGCCGACTGCTGAACCAAGTCGCCGCGACGAAGAGCGTCCGGGGCCGACGGATCGTCGTCCGCCAATTTGATTCGGTCAGCGAGATCCAAGCCTGCCACCTGGTCTTCCTGCATGCCGGAACCGCTCCGTCAGACGAAGCCGAGGCGATCGCGCGGACCGCACAACAAAACGCGCTGTTGATTTGCGATGCCGTGGTGGCCCCTCAGCGCGGCGTCCCGATCCGTTTTTTCGCCGACCACGATGGCACCATCGGATTGAAAATCAACGTCGACGCGATGGCCCGACGCGGTCTTCAGGCGGACGCCAAACTGCTCAACATCGCGACCATCGAACGAGACTAGACCCCATGGGAAGAACCACCAAACGATTCCGCGACTTTTCCGTTCAAACCAAGCTGACGTTCTTGGCTGCCACGGCGATCACGTTGGCCGTCTCGGTCGCCTGCGTCATCTTTGTGATCCTGGACGTCCAGCGCATCTCCGCGTCCAAGGCCACGCAATTGACGGCGATCGCCGAGACGCTCAGCACCAACAGCACGGCGGCGCTGGCGTTTGGCCAACAGGACGCCGCCGAAGAACTGCTGGCCGCGATCAAGGGCCGGGAAACGATCGACATCGCGTGCATCTTGGACGCCGATGCGTCCGTGTTTGCGATCTACCGACGATTCGGCGATCCCGCAGAGTTTCATCCCCAGTCGGTCACGCTCGGTGCGCACTACGATCCAGACGGGTTTCTGAACGTGGCGGTGCCCATCACCGACGACGGCGACCGCCTGGGCACGCTGTTTCTGCGTGAAACGACCGCCGATCTCGGCCAGGCGCGCACGGCTCATGTCCTGGCCGCGGCCGTCGTGCTGGCGATTTCGATCATCATCGGTGTGTTCGCCTCCTCACTCCTCCAGGACTCCGTGACCGCGCCGATCTTGCGGCTGGCGTCGACGGCCAAGACCATTTCACAGAGCGAAGACTGCGCGATCCGAGTCCATCACGACAGTGACGATGAGATCGGCGTCTTGTACCGCCAATTCAATGGCATGCTGGATCGTGTTCAGTCGCGTGAAAAAGCCGTCATCCAAGCGAGCGAGCGGTTGCAAGAACTGAACCAAGAACTGGAACAACGCGTCGCCGAACGGACCAGCGAACTGGAACAATCCAACACCGCCTTGCAAAGCCAAATCGAAGCCAAAGATCTGGCGACGAAACAGTTGCAAAATACCCACGCACAACTCCTGGAAGTGTCGCGGCGGGCCGGCATG
Encoded here:
- a CDS encoding ATP-binding protein — translated: MGRTTKRFRDFSVQTKLTFLAATAITLAVSVACVIFVILDVQRISASKATQLTAIAETLSTNSTAALAFGQQDAAEELLAAIKGRETIDIACILDADASVFAIYRRFGDPAEFHPQSVTLGAHYDPDGFLNVAVPITDDGDRLGTLFLRETTADLGQARTAHVLAAAVVLAISIIIGVFASSLLQDSVTAPILRLASTAKTISQSEDCAIRVHHDSDDEIGVLYRQFNGMLDRVQSREKAVIQASERLQELNQELEQRVAERTSELEQSNTALQSQIEAKDLATKQLQNTHAQLLEVSRRAGMADIANGVLHNIGNVLNSLNISANLIDERLRNVKLASLEKAVELLTQNEDELAEFLLRSDQGKILPRYLGKLSGSMREDQRSILDEIESLASNVEHIKDIVRAQQSHAGAFGVMEQLHPAALFEDAIHFVHDSFSKHNVEIVKDYGHVPAIEIEKSKAIQIIVNLIKNAKESVLEHDSELKRVTLRLEQSGDEVCFQVSDSGTGIAPDRITTIFSNGFTTKKDGHGFGLHASATAAVELGGRLSVHSEGIGQGATFTLMLPVSIRTRHKALAG
- a CDS encoding YfiR family protein yields the protein MTLLVLTGLLTGPPAAAQTGMASERNVKVAYLYNFLRYVRWPPTAYADDSAPTVIGIMSGDPHGRLLNQVAATKSVRGRRIVVRQFDSVSEIQACHLVFLHAGTAPSDEAEAIARTAQQNALLICDAVVAPQRGVPIRFFADHDGTIGLKINVDAMARRGLQADAKLLNIATIERD
- a CDS encoding TonB-dependent receptor plug domain-containing protein gives rise to the protein MVQTEFQDRAADDDVAGMPRRLGWRPEHRSCRRHVVAGVLWAFLLTAAPALGQAAGPLAPAEQPASAPRQNQHPDGVDDAVLDEEELDSELDSLLDQDLGSLRRTSVAPALDVEVSSVSRQKSTIGRSPAAVFVITGEMIRRSGYQSIPEVLRLAPGLQVARIDGNKWSVSSRGESGRFSDKLLVQIDGRTVYNPLFAGVLWDVQDVLLEDVLRIEVIRGPGATVWGANAVNGVINILTKPSSQTHGSYAIAGAGTLEQGFVGGRIGGRTERGVDYRVWGKWFQRDEMDLVGGTPYDATDQARLGFRTDWESPADDKLTFQGQYYNGESDSLADKDLAGRIEFDQPVSGGNLLTRWTRTHSPDHESSLQLYYDRFDRSAYGFGQQTHIFDLDFQSRFRYRCDHRIIWGAGYRAIFDKLTNNEPLPYIAADPERRTVQRFNAFVQDEMTLLEDAWYFTLGSKFSHNTYSNFELQPSARLLWLPSESAAAWCAVSRAVRTPSRLSADGRLIVNQPVPLGNFPLELRGVGDLGAENLVSYELGYRQQTNEFFAWDATAYFHDYDKLQVLRLNVPPAALPFLELSDAAAADGYGFEVSATAQLTACWSLRGWYAFQRIEFDEPPPSVAGTAGKSGALPRNQVSLTQSFDLNRGRQLDIITRYVDNLPAEATPSYVAVDTRFAWNLGRNLSASVVGRNLFDRRHREFGPSFFTGDVSTEVPRSVHAYVEWRR